From a region of the Sandaracinaceae bacterium genome:
- a CDS encoding sterol desaturase family protein — protein MDAWLAAYQDPMFLRFAVLTNVISMVAFLLFAVPMSVLAARDPSWARRYRLQSRRPRAQDLVGPSVRSFLVNNAWLALLTVASWPLIRQFGIHAGPLPPAWVVVAQVLFFIYLDDFLYYGVHRLMHHGWLWKRVHSVHHRIHTPWAITGHYMHPIEYLTTASLMLVGPLLLGAHVLPLWIWVVIRQWEAAEGHAGYDFPFSPTHLLPGSHGAAHHDFHHAKVKGNYAGFMAHVDRWFGTYARGYLEGRAERARRAGTQTDA, from the coding sequence ATGGACGCGTGGCTCGCCGCCTACCAGGACCCGATGTTCCTCCGCTTCGCGGTGCTCACCAACGTGATCAGCATGGTCGCGTTCCTCCTGTTCGCGGTCCCCATGAGTGTCCTGGCCGCGCGTGACCCGTCTTGGGCGCGGCGCTATCGCCTTCAGTCGCGTCGCCCCCGTGCGCAGGACCTAGTGGGGCCCTCGGTGCGCTCCTTCCTGGTCAACAACGCGTGGCTCGCGCTGCTGACGGTCGCGTCGTGGCCGTTGATCCGCCAGTTCGGCATCCACGCGGGGCCGCTGCCGCCAGCGTGGGTGGTCGTCGCCCAGGTGCTCTTCTTCATCTACCTGGACGACTTCCTCTACTACGGGGTGCATCGGCTCATGCACCACGGCTGGCTCTGGAAGCGCGTCCACTCGGTGCACCACCGCATCCACACCCCGTGGGCCATCACCGGCCACTACATGCACCCCATCGAGTACCTGACCACCGCGTCGCTCATGCTGGTGGGCCCGCTGCTGCTGGGCGCGCACGTGCTGCCGCTGTGGATCTGGGTGGTCATCCGGCAGTGGGAGGCGGCCGAGGGTCACGCCGGCTACGACTTCCCGTTCAGCCCCACGCACCTGCTGCCCGGGTCCCACGGGGCTGCGCATCACGACTTCCACCACGCCAAGGTGAAGGGCAACTACGCGGGCTTCATGGCGCACGTGGACCGGTGGTTCGGCACCTATGCGCGCGGCTACCTCGAGGGTCGGGCAGAGCGAGCGCGACGGGCGGGCACGCAGACCGACGCCTGA